From the genome of Phlebotomus papatasi isolate M1 chromosome 2, Ppap_2.1, whole genome shotgun sequence:
ttgcaattctgaaatcaatatttcaagatttcaagacgtcaaatttcttgttttcttgaaataattccaagaacctctcggaggtgcttggaattttcaagacagtaacaatttgaaaagttttatatGGAAATGATTATTGATgaagaatatttctataagatatagtacaaaaagagaattacttAGAAAAATACTGTATTTTACCTTGTAATTCTAATTTATTCGAAATAGTACATATTTATAGATGTATACATATCGAAGTACACTACCCTAAGGATACTTGCAAAATAATCACATtttgcataagcatttcttggtttatcacaggtcacaagtttggtttgcacttcctgtactctcgtttatggcctctcatttattctttaataacgtcctataattaatttctctaatttataTTATGAAATTTCAACCCATTTAATAGAGGAAATTAAggtatttgtcagaagtgacgtttagttaagtgtggaaaatcttgaaatcttggttcttagctaagacattttaagttccataaatatTTCGCGTCAGAATgcgaaatcttgattttggaaatatttgacagcttgaaattttgatcttgatcttggtctcagaattggggCCATTATGAAGTTTTTAGgaaggtgtctcacattccacactgctttgttccactttccaaactgtctcgctttaggtaAATTACTTTATTGATTTAATCCGTGGTAAAATATTGGACCGTTTTGCTCATTCTCCTTTTATGAAATATACGAGGGTAATTATTGCACTTTAGCATGGGATGCGCGCTAGGTGTTTAATGCCAAACTTCAATATGAAAGAAAAACTGCACAATTAACTTGTTCTTGAGCTAATTAACGTGGCAGTAGTCACGCAAATGAATAAGCTTTTgagatgagagagagagagattgatGGAGGTGGGGGAATGCGGGAAACAAATGGGGTGATGGGGATTACAAGAAGATGTCTCTAACTGTGGTGTCGCTGTCGACAGAACAAAATAGTATTAGACGTGGGTGCAGGCTCGGGGATTTTGTCCTTCTTTGCGGTACAAGCCGGAGCTCAGTTGGTTTATGCTGTGGAGGCCAGTAATATGGCCCAATATGCTGAGATGCTGGTGAATGCAAATCACCTTTCGGACAAGATTGTGGTGATAGCGGGGAAGATTGAGGAGATTGATCTGCCCCAGGAAGTTGATATCATAATATCGGAGCCTATGGGTTATATGTTGTACAATGAAAGGATGCTGGAAACGTATTTGCATGCCAGGAAATGGTTGAAGCCAGGTGGAAAGATGTTTCCATCACGTGGTGATTTACACGTGGCTCCATTTACGGATGAGGCACTGTACCTGGAGCAATTCAATAAGGCCAGTTTCTGGTACCAAACAAGCTTCCATGGGGTGGATCTCAGTCGTATCCGGACGGCTGCTATGAAGGAATATTTCAGGCAACCAATTGTGGATACCTTCGATATTCGGATCTGCATGGCCAAATCGGTGCGCCATGTGGTGGATTTTCTCAGCGCCGAAGAGACTGATTTGCACCGCATTGATATTCCATTGGAGTTTCATATTCTGGAAACTGGCACTTGTCATGGCCTGGCATTTTGGTTTGATGTAGCCTTTACCGGGTCTACACAGCAAATTTGGCTGTCGACATCACCGACGGAACCATTGACACATTGGTATCAAGTTCGATGCCTCCTGCAGACACCAATTTTTGCCAAGGAAGGTCAAATGTTGACAGGACGTGTCCTTCTGGCTGCAAATAATCGGCAGAGTTATGATGTCACCATGGAACTCAAATTGGAGGGTACTTCAATTACGTCCAGCAACACATTTGACCTCAAAAACCCGTACTTCCGCTATACTGGGGCAACGGCACCTCCGCCACCCGGAAATAATACCACCTCGCCCTCCGAGGCCTTCTGGACCCAATTGGATGCCCAGGGAGCACGCAATGCAGTCAATCTCGTCAATGGGATTTCAGTGAATGGACTTGGAGAGGCTTCAATGGACATTGGGCAGCCGATTCTAAATACCAATCTCATTGGACTCGGTGAGTTTtaattcttctattttttttttctctctcttttatttttgttagtGATTCTGTTGAGATTAAAGtgcaaaagagaaaattaaagttcagcaaatatttttaaagtttttaaatattttttcaatatatttttaatttcacttGATGAATTTCGACCAGAAAACAATGGAAGGTTTTGAAAAGTGGATGGCATTGTAAATATTCCAAATAATTTCGATTGCAATCAAAAGGAATTCTTGAAAAAGTACACAAAggataaatttctgaaaataataattatgaaaattaaaaaaaaaatcactatgaatttattaaataaaatacccGATGCAACTGACTATTGAcccaaatatttcacaaatttcattGATAACAAtcattgtttttaataaattgaatttgttgattTTGAACACAGCGAAAAGGGAATTATAAATGgccataggggaagtgctcataattttggacagtctgcttataagcatcgaagttccaagtttgaagtgcgatattttctatactaattgacatttcttgttactctcttttcagaaggattgtttagaaacttagctagctatttatcgtcttatttttattaaaattagttttaatacgtttaaaaatgaattgataagtagaggtgaccttggctcttattttggacaacttgtttattaatttgtccaacttggctgtaaatttggacagctaatccgcctcaataggatgcccattgttcttcatttgacgaaccaatcttaccaagtcctcttcctgttcatgtaagggaaacgtagaatgtcacaagaagcccggaaactttccatatcattcattaaagtgagttgacttcggtgctccaagtacgtgcggattcgctcattccctgacctttccgggagcctttcaaggcatttctcgctacatctctttcgtagagatgatgctcctttgtttctccaggcatttgtccaacctagtcatcacaaaagctaaaacttcacgaaatttcgtgagaaaaacacctgtccaaaataagaatcatcacctcactggtgaatgtcttaaaaaatttctcatttttcacacgaaaaatataattcataaggcaaatctcacttcaggtccaatgtacaaatcaccgctaacgtgaatcaacaaaatattcaatgaatatttaataatatcactgaaaaacagccaggaaaaattgttagtacttcaccacagctaaacaagactgaagtaaacacgaaaatctgtcatatttctcgtaagcaattgctcacactgcaTTTTCAATAacgcaatttcaactcaaatcatattcaaaatttaacatacttattgttaaaatcttccaaaaagaacaaatatttagatagaattcattattcatcaaatattggaataaaaatccatcattttaatcaatttatttttagtggccaattttatcctcaaagtgtccaaatttagaaactgtccaaaattatgagcctttcccctaaataaataaatttagagtagcaaaaaatcttaaactaaaaattctcttctctttcttaaccctttaacgacgagacactttttacggactgaaaatcaacaataaaaattaaactgagaaacataatcaatgataagtcttacatctaaccttggaaagtcctaCAGAGTCTGactcggtgtattttgtgcttctatatGAACGATAGGTACAAAAATAGCCcataaatttaagtaatttttctgacaataccaatgaataatatttttctctttaatgaaaaatactatgtatgagtattgtagtttttattgccaaaagggttttgcttaaaaaaattggaagttttaaaaataaataaaatcaattatgaatttgaacatttaaaaattcgcaaaattcgccattttgagcttaaatgtttattacatagcaaatagctagaggcTTGCAAGAAATATTCTAGAgtctttcaaccttctactttacaattatgtacagatataagaaaaaaatatctttaggtagtctggaaaaattattttctttatggaacaccggtgttccaatcgttcttaaagtgttaaaagaTTTATATAAGTCTATtgcactctttcggtctcaaaattggactgaactaaatttcatttggtgtgATGATCAAAAGAAGAAGGAGAGTACagaagagtaggatagatataTACTAAACTTTTGAGACAGAAAAAagattctttctcaaaagatttgcacaAGTGTATCCTATTCTTTCGAACACGAAAttggattaaactaaatttaatttggtgtgatgttcaaaagaagaagaataagagtgcgaaagagtaggatatatATCTTCAAAggttttaagaaagaaagggatgtgaattttgcctttatgaaattttcctgatctaaaaggtgtgccgaaggcataaaAACCAAGATTCTTCGCAATCTCATCTACtaataattctaccaaaatttcatgtcctccgatcgggccCAAACTGTGTTTGGTAACTtcttgatcacgaatatatggatggatAAAAAACGGTCCCGTCCGTCCATTACTCTGACCGTTaatgttcgaaaattgaccggcctttGTCTCCGGTTCGAAtgaacattttgagctaaattttgggtttttggtttcgtctcgatgagcactttcagatagaagttcaaaaagacactacaggtggcgcttcGATAgcgtaaaaatttatcaaaattcaaactcatttttctcaaaaaaaaaaaaaaaagtgtgcaagttgatcaatttttagagtgttgtagtctagtctatgaagtttacaaaaagtgacgtgggttcgctgtggttacaatagTGAGTTTAGAACTTCGAAAATCCCTTTTATAAGCCTTTTCAAATGGCGTTGTcacacttttaaattttttaaaattcaatcaattgaaattttacattggaaatcgaaatttcaatttcaaattggaGTTTCAAATGGCAGAAAGTGACAATTATATCTAGTTTCAGtttaaaagagtaagaggtaagtTTCAAACGTTTTAATTTCCCTGAAAAGGGTATGCCAGTGCCATGAGGTTATTTACTTTTCTTCCCTTACctctcttcaattttttttgagttatcAAGGACAgtttgaactatttttttttaaattttagataattttatttatttatttatttcgtaTACTGCTTTTGAACTAAAGTCtctgaaagcaaaaattttgacagatatTGGTGTTCAAGATATTCAATGTTTGTGTCATAGCGGTTATAGCGGCCACTAcagtcttagcgttggtaaccaaccttcagagtaaaacggtggaaaacacTTTTTGTTGAGGTTGTATGAGCCATCTGCATATTGAGAGATATATATTCGAATAGATATGGATAGATAATTGTCCATTccatttatttactctaattgaccttgaattattccttttgataatttttcaaggtcatcaatgaaaaatgcagtATAGAGTGGATTTCTTAATCGATTGGGa
Proteins encoded in this window:
- the LOC129803013 gene encoding histone-arginine methyltransferase CARMER, producing the protein MADVLRAASVYNINSEGKLIERFKTPTIFVICSYDPQGLSVKIVPEYDESHSFEFPFKANTDTAKMGSRGQIISLQDENLCIVFNTDSDVRKFRELINTVKGRRANSVFSQRTEESSANQYFQFYGYLSQQQNMMQDFVRTSTYQKAIHSNINDFHNKIVLDVGAGSGILSFFAVQAGAQLVYAVEASNMAQYAEMLVNANHLSDKIVVIAGKIEEIDLPQEVDIIISEPMGYMLYNERMLETYLHARKWLKPGGKMFPSRGDLHVAPFTDEALYLEQFNKASFWYQTSFHGVDLSRIRTAAMKEYFRQPIVDTFDIRICMAKSVRHVVDFLSAEETDLHRIDIPLEFHILETGTCHGLAFWFDVAFTGSTQQIWLSTSPTEPLTHWYQVRCLLQTPIFAKEGQMLTGRVLLAANNRQSYDVTMELKLEGTSITSSNTFDLKNPYFRYTGATAPPPPGNNTTSPSEAFWTQLDAQGARNAVNLVNGISVNGLGEASMDIGQPILNTNLIGLGNQSNIIHPGCIPSTGRVQNSMNSSGGMGNSLGTGYLPSSVSAVMNMVGGTSNNFLSTSTLQQQNLINGAIYRPK